In a single window of the Limnohabitans sp. 2KL-27 genome:
- a CDS encoding CTP synthase produces the protein MTKFVFVTGGVVSSLGKGIASASLAALLESRGLSVTLIKLDPYLNVDPGTMSPIQHGEVFVTDDGAETDLDLGHYERFINTRMKKANNFTTGQIYKSVLEKERRGDYLGKTVQVIPHVTNEIQDFVKRGAGYGTPEAVDVAIVEIGGTVGDIESLPFLEAVRQLSLRLGPNNAAFVHLTYVPWIAAAGELKTKPTQHTVQKLREIGIQPDALLCRADRYIPDDERDKISLFTNVQSWGVISMPDVDTIYKVPRVLHEQGLDGLICDKLRLSTPPANLKRWDDLVHDTEHPQGEVTIAMVGKYVELSDSYKSVNEALRHAGMRNHVRVKIEHIDSETITHETVASLAQYDGVLVPGGFGKRGVEGKIETAQFARTHKVPYLGICLGMQVATIEYARHMAGMKDANSTEFEPETPFPVIALINEWKDADGSIQVRDANSDLGGTMRLGAQSSDVAKGTLAHQIYGDVVTERHRHRYEANVNYLDALRQAGLVISALTQREQLTEIVELPQTVHPWYVGVQFHPEFKSTPWDGHPLFNAFVKAAIAHQAAA, from the coding sequence ATGACCAAATTCGTCTTCGTCACCGGCGGTGTGGTGTCTTCCCTGGGCAAGGGAATCGCCTCCGCCTCGCTCGCCGCACTCCTTGAATCGCGCGGCCTCTCTGTCACCCTCATCAAACTCGATCCCTACCTCAATGTGGACCCCGGCACCATGTCGCCGATCCAGCACGGCGAGGTGTTTGTGACCGACGACGGCGCAGAAACCGACCTCGATTTGGGCCACTACGAGCGCTTCATCAACACCCGGATGAAGAAGGCCAACAACTTCACCACCGGCCAGATTTACAAAAGCGTGCTCGAAAAGGAACGCCGCGGCGACTACCTGGGCAAGACCGTGCAGGTCATCCCCCACGTCACCAATGAAATCCAGGATTTCGTCAAGCGTGGCGCGGGCTACGGCACGCCCGAGGCCGTGGATGTGGCCATCGTCGAGATTGGCGGCACCGTGGGCGACATCGAATCCTTGCCATTTTTGGAGGCCGTTCGCCAACTCAGCCTGCGCCTGGGGCCCAACAACGCGGCTTTTGTCCACCTGACCTACGTGCCTTGGATTGCGGCAGCGGGCGAACTCAAGACCAAGCCCACCCAACACACGGTGCAAAAATTGCGCGAAATCGGCATCCAGCCTGACGCCCTGCTGTGCCGCGCTGACCGCTACATCCCGGACGATGAGCGCGACAAAATTTCGCTGTTCACCAACGTGCAAAGCTGGGGCGTGATCTCCATGCCCGACGTGGACACCATCTACAAAGTGCCCCGCGTGCTGCACGAGCAAGGCTTGGACGGCCTGATCTGCGACAAACTGCGCCTGAGCACACCACCGGCCAACCTCAAACGCTGGGATGATTTGGTGCACGACACCGAGCACCCGCAAGGCGAAGTGACGATTGCCATGGTGGGCAAATACGTCGAGCTGTCTGACAGCTACAAATCGGTCAACGAAGCGCTACGCCACGCCGGCATGCGCAACCATGTGCGCGTGAAAATCGAGCACATCGACTCGGAAACCATCACCCACGAAACCGTGGCCAGTCTGGCCCAGTATGACGGCGTGCTGGTGCCCGGCGGTTTTGGCAAGCGCGGCGTCGAGGGCAAGATCGAAACCGCCCAATTCGCCCGCACCCACAAAGTGCCTTACCTGGGCATTTGCCTGGGCATGCAGGTGGCCACCATCGAATACGCCCGCCACATGGCTGGGATGAAAGACGCCAACAGCACCGAGTTCGAACCCGAGACGCCCTTTCCCGTGATCGCCCTGATCAACGAATGGAAAGACGCCGACGGCTCCATCCAAGTGCGTGACGCCAACTCGGATCTCGGCGGCACCATGCGCCTTGGCGCGCAAAGCTCCGATGTGGCCAAAGGCACACTGGCGCACCAAATTTATGGCGATGTGGTGACCGAGCGCCACCGCCACCGCTATGAAGCCAACGTGAATTACTTGGACGCCCTGCGCCAAGCCGGTCTGGTGATTTCGGCCCTGACCCAGCGCGAGCAACTGACCGAAATCGTCGAATTGCCGCAGACCGTTCACCCCTGGTATGTGGGCGTGCAGTTCCACCCCGAATTCAAGTCCACACCTTGGGATGGCCACCCCCTGTTCAATGCCTTCGTCAAGGCGGCGATTGCACATCAGGCCGCCGCATGA
- a CDS encoding gamma carbonic anhydrase family protein, which yields MAIYQLDDQTPNVADSAWVADNAQVMGAVKIAADASVWFGVTVRGDTETIEIGEGSNIQDGSVMHADHGKPIKVGKHVTVGHMVMLHGCTIGDESLIGIGAVVLNGAKIGKNCLVGAGSLVTEGKEFPDGSMIMGTPAKVVRELSPEQIEGLRQSARHYVENARRFKAGLKKIS from the coding sequence ATGGCCATTTACCAACTGGATGATCAAACCCCCAACGTCGCCGACAGCGCCTGGGTGGCCGACAACGCGCAGGTCATGGGCGCGGTCAAGATCGCGGCCGATGCCAGTGTTTGGTTTGGCGTGACGGTGCGTGGCGACACGGAGACGATTGAAATCGGCGAGGGCAGCAACATCCAGGACGGCAGCGTGATGCACGCCGACCACGGCAAACCGATCAAGGTGGGCAAGCACGTCACCGTGGGCCACATGGTCATGCTGCACGGCTGCACGATTGGCGATGAGTCTTTGATCGGCATTGGCGCGGTGGTGCTCAACGGTGCCAAGATTGGCAAGAACTGCCTGGTGGGTGCCGGTTCGCTGGTGACCGAGGGCAAGGAATTTCCCGATGGCTCGATGATCATGGGCACCCCCGCCAAGGTGGTGCGCGAGTTGAGCCCTGAGCAGATCGAAGGCCTGCGCCAAAGCGCCCGCCATTACGTAGAAAACGCCCGCCGATTCAAGGCAGGCCTGAAAAAAATCAGCTGA
- the kdsA gene encoding 3-deoxy-8-phosphooctulonate synthase, whose product MKLCGFDVGLDQPFFLIAGTCSIEGLEMSIEVAGRLQEACTALGIPLIYKGSFDKANRSSGSTQRGVGIDAGLKILDEVRRQIGVPILTDVHEESQVKTVASVVDVLQTPAFLCRQTDFIRAVAQSGKPVNIKKGQFLAPWDMKNVIDKARSAAREVGLPEDNFLACERGVSFGYNNLVADMTSLAEMRKTGAPVVFDVTHSVQKPGGQGTSSGGAREMVPVLARAGVAAGVAGLFMETHPKPAEAWSDGPNAVPLGKMRALLETLVQLDAVTKKNPFLEDDFS is encoded by the coding sequence ATGAAACTTTGCGGATTTGATGTCGGCCTGGATCAGCCTTTCTTCTTGATCGCGGGCACCTGCTCCATCGAGGGCCTGGAGATGTCCATCGAGGTGGCTGGGCGCCTCCAAGAGGCCTGCACCGCCCTAGGCATCCCGCTCATTTACAAAGGCTCTTTCGACAAAGCCAACCGCTCCTCGGGCAGCACCCAGCGCGGTGTGGGCATCGATGCGGGCCTGAAAATCCTGGACGAGGTGCGTCGCCAAATCGGTGTGCCCATCCTCACCGATGTGCACGAGGAGTCGCAGGTCAAAACCGTCGCCAGCGTGGTCGACGTGCTGCAGACCCCCGCCTTTTTGTGCCGCCAGACCGATTTCATCCGCGCGGTGGCGCAGTCGGGCAAGCCGGTGAACATCAAGAAGGGCCAGTTTTTGGCCCCTTGGGACATGAAAAACGTCATCGACAAAGCCCGCAGCGCAGCGCGCGAAGTCGGTTTGCCCGAAGACAATTTCTTGGCCTGCGAGCGCGGTGTGAGCTTTGGCTACAACAACCTCGTGGCCGACATGACCAGCCTGGCCGAGATGCGCAAAACCGGCGCGCCTGTGGTGTTCGACGTGACCCACTCGGTGCAAAAGCCCGGCGGCCAAGGCACCAGCAGCGGCGGTGCGCGCGAGATGGTGCCTGTTCTCGCCCGCGCTGGCGTGGCCGCCGGTGTGGCGGGCCTCTTCATGGAAACCCACCCCAAGCCTGCCGAGGCCTGGTCGGATGGCCCCAACGCCGTGCCGCTGGGCAAGATGCGGGCCCTGCTGGAAACCCTGGTTCAGCTCGATGCCGTGACCAAGAAAAACCCATTTTTAGAGGATGACTTTTCATGA
- a CDS encoding cupin domain-containing protein yields MNTEQPLALLGGLTPSQFMKRHWQKKPLLVRNAIPGFVPCVGRNDLVAMAGKEGVESRLIVDSPKGWKMKHGPLVKRSLPPLSQKKWTFLVQGVDLHHDGVHALMQQFRFVPDARLDDVMISYATDGGGVGPHFDSYDVFLLQAQGQRRWRIGRNKDLSLQPGVPLKILQNFEAEEEFVLNPGDMLYLPPKYAHEGVAEGECMTWSMGFRAPKEGELARELLLGLADEAFEGLGDALYRDPKQMAVASPAAIPPSLGDFARQVVDKALQNPNLLDSLLGEYLTEPKSNVWFEISDVEPDLSAGVQLDRRTKMMYDDRHVFINGESFRVAGKDARFLRQLADKRCLNAASCAMLSDSAQEALLDWMVADWLKPGEDFPE; encoded by the coding sequence ATGAACACAGAACAACCCTTGGCCCTGCTGGGCGGCTTGACTCCCAGCCAATTCATGAAACGCCATTGGCAAAAAAAACCTTTGCTGGTGCGCAACGCCATCCCGGGCTTTGTGCCCTGTGTGGGCCGCAACGATTTGGTGGCGATGGCCGGAAAAGAGGGCGTGGAGTCGCGTTTGATCGTCGATTCGCCCAAGGGCTGGAAGATGAAGCATGGCCCTTTGGTCAAGCGCAGCTTGCCGCCTTTAAGCCAGAAAAAATGGACCTTTTTGGTGCAAGGCGTCGACTTGCACCACGACGGCGTGCATGCGCTCATGCAACAGTTCCGCTTTGTGCCCGACGCGCGCCTTGACGATGTCATGATCAGTTATGCGACCGATGGCGGTGGTGTGGGGCCACACTTTGACAGCTACGACGTTTTTTTGTTGCAAGCCCAAGGCCAGCGCCGCTGGCGCATTGGCCGCAACAAAGACCTGAGCCTGCAGCCAGGTGTGCCGCTCAAGATCTTGCAAAATTTTGAGGCCGAAGAGGAATTCGTACTCAACCCCGGTGACATGCTGTACCTGCCACCCAAATACGCCCACGAGGGTGTCGCTGAGGGCGAGTGCATGACCTGGTCGATGGGTTTTCGGGCGCCCAAGGAAGGCGAGTTGGCCCGAGAGTTGTTGCTGGGCTTGGCCGATGAGGCGTTTGAGGGTCTGGGCGATGCGCTTTACCGGGATCCCAAACAAATGGCAGTGGCGTCTCCTGCTGCCATTCCGCCGTCTTTGGGTGACTTCGCGCGACAAGTGGTAGATAAAGCGCTTCAAAATCCGAATTTGCTGGACAGCTTGCTGGGGGAATACCTGACCGAGCCAAAGTCCAATGTCTGGTTTGAAATCTCCGATGTTGAGCCTGATTTGTCGGCGGGCGTGCAGCTCGATCGGCGCACCAAAATGATGTACGACGATCGTCACGTCTTCATCAATGGTGAAAGTTTCCGGGTGGCGGGCAAAGATGCCCGCTTCTTGCGTCAATTGGCAGATAAACGTTGTTTAAATGCAGCTTCTTGTGCGATGTTGAGTGATTCCGCCCAGGAGGCTCTTCTGGATTGGATGGTCGCCGACTGGTTGAAACCCGGTGAGGACTTTCCCGAGTGA
- the pnuC gene encoding nicotinamide riboside transporter PnuC has protein sequence MMSTTEVAGFVLALVMVVCSIKELHWSWPLAIASSVLYFFVFKGSLLYGEAGLQILFAALALWGWWQWLRKGADAQPALVIQRLSSRGWWWVLIASALLWPALALLLQHFTDSDVAWWDALPTALSLVGQVLLGRKYIDNWRVWGVVNVISVALFVHKELWLTALLYVLFTAMSVWGWRAWQRKLQMQTA, from the coding sequence ATGATGTCCACAACCGAGGTGGCTGGTTTCGTACTGGCCTTGGTGATGGTGGTCTGCAGCATCAAGGAGCTGCACTGGAGCTGGCCGCTGGCCATCGCCAGCTCGGTCCTGTACTTCTTTGTGTTCAAGGGCAGCCTGCTGTACGGCGAGGCCGGCTTGCAAATTTTGTTTGCGGCTTTGGCCCTCTGGGGCTGGTGGCAATGGCTGCGCAAGGGCGCGGATGCGCAACCTGCCCTGGTGATCCAGCGGCTGTCGAGCCGGGGTTGGTGGTGGGTGCTGATCGCCAGCGCCTTGTTGTGGCCCGCACTGGCCCTGCTGCTGCAACACTTCACAGACAGCGATGTGGCCTGGTGGGATGCCTTGCCGACCGCCCTGAGCTTGGTCGGCCAGGTCCTTTTGGGTCGCAAATACATCGACAACTGGCGGGTCTGGGGGGTGGTCAACGTGATCAGCGTGGCGCTGTTTGTACACAAAGAACTCTGGCTGACCGCCCTGCTCTATGTTTTGTTCACCGCCATGAGCGTGTGGGGCTGGCGCGCTTGGCAGCGCAAACTGCAGATGCAGACCGCATGA
- a CDS encoding Hsp33 family molecular chaperone HslO: MSELHKFIFEGLPVRGMLVRLTDAWQDILARRAANSETGAYPAPVRQLLGEMAAAGVLMQGNIKFNGALVLQIFGDGPVKLGVVEVQPDLSLRATCTQVGEVAEDATLSQMVNVNNAGRCAITLDPQDRLPGQQPYQGVVPLFGDRGEKLENISEVLEHYMLQSEQLDTVLVLAADDQVAAGLLIQRLPIEGQGNLAGQVDSLMRESVLGQSEDFSRIAILTKSLKREELLGLDAETILHRLYWEEPLARFEPLMGESGPRFACRCNRERVGHMIRSLGTEEVEGIIAEQGQVEVGCDFCGAQYRFDPVDAAGLFTGLPTDLPGGTVH, encoded by the coding sequence TTGTCCGAACTCCATAAATTCATTTTTGAAGGCCTGCCGGTGCGCGGCATGCTGGTGCGCCTGACCGATGCCTGGCAAGACATCCTGGCGCGCCGCGCCGCCAACTCCGAGACGGGCGCCTACCCCGCGCCGGTGCGCCAGCTGCTGGGTGAGATGGCCGCAGCCGGCGTGCTGATGCAGGGCAACATCAAGTTCAATGGCGCTTTGGTCCTGCAGATTTTTGGCGATGGCCCGGTCAAGTTGGGGGTGGTCGAGGTGCAGCCCGATTTGAGTCTGCGGGCCACCTGCACGCAGGTGGGCGAGGTGGCCGAAGACGCGACGCTGAGCCAGATGGTGAACGTGAACAACGCCGGACGTTGTGCCATCACCCTCGATCCGCAAGACCGTTTGCCTGGCCAGCAGCCTTACCAAGGTGTGGTGCCTTTGTTTGGCGACCGGGGCGAAAAGCTCGAGAACATCAGCGAGGTGCTCGAGCATTACATGCTGCAATCTGAACAGCTCGACACCGTGCTGGTGCTGGCGGCCGACGACCAGGTCGCGGCGGGCTTGCTGATTCAGCGTTTGCCCATCGAAGGTCAGGGCAATCTGGCCGGGCAGGTGGATTCGCTCATGCGGGAGTCGGTGCTCGGCCAAAGCGAAGACTTCAGCCGCATCGCGATCCTGACCAAGAGCCTCAAGCGCGAAGAGCTGCTGGGGCTGGACGCCGAAACCATCTTGCACCGCCTGTATTGGGAAGAGCCGCTGGCCCGTTTTGAGCCCCTCATGGGCGAGTCCGGCCCCCGCTTTGCCTGCCGCTGCAACCGCGAGCGGGTGGGCCACATGATTCGCAGCTTGGGCACCGAAGAGGTGGAGGGCATCATCGCCGAGCAGGGCCAAGTGGAAGTGGGCTGCGACTTTTGCGGTGCGCAATACCGCTTTGACCCGGTGGATGCTGCGGGCCTGTTCACAGGTCTGCCCACCGATTTGCCCGGCGGCACGGTGCACTGA
- a CDS encoding DUF1330 domain-containing protein has product MSGYIIAHVQVTNPTQYEEYKKWSTAAMKTAGAEVCVRGGQVQVLEGDWAPERIVVLKFPSFEAAKAFYELPEYLKAREARAGAAIMRMVAVEGV; this is encoded by the coding sequence ATGAGCGGCTACATCATCGCGCACGTCCAGGTGACCAACCCCACCCAATACGAAGAGTACAAAAAATGGTCCACGGCCGCCATGAAAACGGCAGGCGCCGAAGTCTGCGTGCGCGGTGGCCAGGTGCAAGTGCTCGAAGGCGACTGGGCACCCGAGCGCATCGTTGTGCTGAAGTTTCCCTCGTTCGAGGCCGCCAAGGCTTTTTATGAACTGCCCGAATACCTGAAAGCCCGCGAAGCCCGCGCAGGCGCCGCCATCATGCGCATGGTGGCCGTCGAAGGTGTCTGA
- the dut gene encoding dUTP diphosphatase, giving the protein MNIDLKIIDSRMVDQLPAYATPGSAGLDLRACLDAPLTLQPNAWQLVPTGIAVHLKDPGYAAMLLPRSGLGHKHGIVLGNLVGLIDSDYQGQLMVSAWNRSDVAFTIEPMERIAQMVIVPVLQANFNVVAEFDAPSERGEGGYGSTGKK; this is encoded by the coding sequence ATGAACATCGATCTCAAAATCATCGACAGCCGCATGGTCGATCAGCTGCCCGCCTATGCGACACCGGGCAGCGCTGGCCTGGATTTGCGGGCCTGCCTGGATGCCCCTTTGACCTTGCAGCCCAACGCCTGGCAATTGGTGCCCACCGGCATTGCCGTGCACCTCAAAGACCCGGGTTACGCCGCCATGCTGCTGCCGCGCTCGGGCTTGGGCCACAAGCACGGCATCGTGTTGGGCAATTTGGTGGGCTTGATCGACAGCGATTACCAGGGGCAGCTGATGGTCAGTGCCTGGAACCGCAGCGATGTCGCGTTCACGATCGAGCCGATGGAGCGCATTGCCCAAATGGTGATCGTGCCGGTGCTGCAGGCCAACTTCAACGTGGTCGCCGAGTTTGATGCGCCCAGCGAGCGGGGCGAGGGCGGCTACGGCTCGACCGGCAAAAAATAA
- the coaBC gene encoding bifunctional phosphopantothenoylcysteine decarboxylase/phosphopantothenate--cysteine ligase CoaBC — protein sequence MSTLARKHIVLGLSGGIAAFKSAELCRALVKAGVTVQIVMTEAAEHFMTAVTLQALSGRPVYTSQWDPREANNMAHINLSREADAIVVAPASADFMSKLLHGGADELLSLMCLARPVEQVPLIVAPAMNREMWANPATQRNVAQLKADGIHVLDVGQGDQACGETGDGRMLEAEEILEELEAFFTPKVLAGEAVLVTAGPTYEAIDPVRGITNLSSGKMGFAIARAARMAGAEVTLIAGPVSLATPRGVQRVNVRSARDMLEAVQGHVPARGVFVATAAVADWRPATSAEQKIKKDGTGQTPELSFVENPDILATVAQSAAAQKGDLFCVGFAAESHDLLAHATAKRIRKGVPLLVGNIGPATFGQDDNALLLVDAAGARELPHASKQALAQQLIADIARRLG from the coding sequence ATGAGCACATTGGCTAGAAAACACATCGTTCTGGGCTTGTCGGGCGGCATTGCGGCCTTCAAGTCGGCAGAACTCTGCCGCGCCTTGGTCAAGGCCGGCGTCACCGTGCAGATCGTGATGACCGAGGCGGCCGAGCACTTCATGACGGCGGTGACCCTGCAGGCCTTGTCTGGCCGGCCGGTCTACACCTCGCAGTGGGACCCGCGCGAGGCCAACAACATGGCGCACATCAACCTCAGCCGCGAGGCCGATGCGATTGTGGTGGCCCCGGCCAGTGCCGACTTCATGTCCAAACTGCTGCATGGCGGGGCCGATGAGTTGCTCAGCCTCATGTGCCTGGCCCGGCCAGTTGAGCAAGTGCCGCTGATCGTGGCGCCCGCCATGAACCGCGAGATGTGGGCCAACCCGGCCACCCAGCGCAATGTGGCGCAGCTCAAGGCGGACGGCATCCATGTGCTGGATGTGGGGCAGGGCGATCAGGCCTGCGGTGAAACCGGCGATGGACGGATGCTCGAAGCCGAGGAGATTCTGGAAGAACTTGAAGCCTTCTTCACCCCCAAGGTGCTGGCGGGCGAGGCGGTGCTGGTCACGGCCGGACCCACCTATGAGGCGATTGACCCGGTGCGCGGCATCACCAATTTGTCGAGCGGCAAGATGGGTTTTGCCATTGCCCGCGCGGCACGCATGGCCGGGGCCGAGGTGACTTTGATCGCTGGCCCGGTGAGCCTGGCCACACCCCGGGGCGTCCAGCGCGTGAACGTGCGCTCTGCCCGTGACATGCTCGAGGCCGTGCAAGGCCATGTCCCTGCCCGAGGTGTTTTCGTGGCCACCGCTGCCGTGGCCGACTGGCGGCCGGCCACTTCGGCAGAGCAGAAAATCAAAAAAGACGGCACAGGCCAAACGCCCGAGCTGAGCTTTGTGGAGAACCCCGACATTTTGGCGACCGTGGCCCAGTCGGCTGCGGCACAAAAGGGCGATTTGTTTTGCGTGGGCTTTGCCGCCGAAAGCCATGACCTGTTGGCGCACGCCACGGCCAAACGCATCCGCAAAGGGGTGCCGCTGCTGGTGGGCAATATTGGCCCCGCCACCTTCGGGCAAGACGACAACGCCTTGTTGCTGGTGGACGCAGCCGGAGCGCGCGAACTGCCGCACGCCAGCAAACAGGCGCTGGCACAGCAGCTCATCGCCGATATTGCCCGTCGCTTGGGCTGA
- a CDS encoding peptidylprolyl isomerase, producing MEIKTPSVVALTWTLKDTLGEVLDTLDEPVEFFIGGQDLLPKIEEALQGHERGAKVDLHLEPEDAFGDFDENLLFLEPLALFPEGLEPGLTIEGTALPEGCHPDAPRNALYTVTEIYPEHVVLDANHPLSGIALRLHLKVESVREPTEAEVGSGSCGTGFFKIEVGDEGSQTIPTLH from the coding sequence ATGGAAATCAAGACACCTTCTGTGGTCGCACTGACCTGGACACTCAAAGACACGCTGGGCGAAGTTCTGGACACCCTGGACGAGCCTGTGGAATTTTTCATTGGCGGCCAAGACCTGCTGCCCAAGATCGAAGAAGCCTTGCAAGGCCACGAACGTGGCGCCAAGGTGGACCTGCATCTGGAGCCCGAGGACGCCTTTGGCGACTTCGATGAAAACCTGCTGTTTCTGGAGCCGCTCGCCCTTTTCCCTGAAGGCCTAGAGCCCGGTCTGACGATCGAAGGGACCGCCTTGCCCGAAGGCTGCCACCCCGACGCACCGCGCAATGCGCTGTACACCGTGACCGAAATTTACCCCGAGCACGTGGTGCTGGACGCCAACCACCCGCTGTCGGGCATCGCGCTGCGCTTGCACCTGAAGGTCGAATCGGTGCGCGAACCCACCGAAGCCGAGGTGGGCAGCGGCAGCTGCGGCACCGGATTTTTCAAAATTGAAGTGGGCGACGAGGGCAGCCAGACGATACCCACGCTGCACTGA
- the ftsB gene encoding cell division protein FtsB, translating into MGNRLVPIVLIALLAIIQAQLWLGKGGVPSVAELERELQQQKMANEEARLQIEQLHAEVNDLKEGLNMVEERARQELGMVKPNEIFVQIAK; encoded by the coding sequence ATGGGCAACCGCCTCGTTCCGATCGTGCTGATCGCCTTGCTGGCGATCATCCAGGCCCAGCTGTGGTTGGGCAAAGGCGGTGTGCCCAGTGTGGCCGAGCTCGAGCGTGAACTGCAGCAACAAAAAATGGCCAATGAAGAGGCACGGCTGCAGATCGAGCAACTCCATGCCGAGGTCAATGACCTCAAAGAAGGTCTGAACATGGTCGAAGAGCGGGCTCGCCAAGAGCTGGGCATGGTCAAACCCAACGAAATCTTCGTACAAATCGCCAAATGA
- a CDS encoding AAA family ATPase, giving the protein MTPIKRIALVGAESTGKSWLAQALSSALRARGHALVTVDEVLRQWCAREGRTPQAHEQMGIAIEQARAVTQAPPGWLIADTTPLMTAVYSHMLFDDDSLYPMALAHQALYDITLVTGLDLPWVADGLQRDGPHVRGPVDTLLRRALERAGINYRVVYGQGHQRLNNALLALGLSGEDDAARTTRENAQFAINQGRTVWQCNECSDPACEHQLFTGLLAKRSD; this is encoded by the coding sequence ATGACCCCCATAAAGCGCATCGCCCTTGTGGGCGCTGAAAGCACTGGCAAATCCTGGCTGGCACAGGCCTTGTCCAGCGCATTGCGCGCACGGGGACACGCCCTTGTCACCGTGGATGAAGTCCTGCGACAGTGGTGCGCACGCGAAGGCCGTACACCGCAGGCTCACGAACAAATGGGCATCGCGATTGAGCAGGCCCGCGCCGTGACACAAGCCCCGCCGGGCTGGCTGATTGCGGACACGACCCCCCTCATGACGGCGGTTTACAGCCATATGCTGTTTGACGACGACAGTCTTTACCCCATGGCTTTGGCACACCAAGCCCTGTACGACATCACCTTGGTCACCGGGCTGGACCTGCCCTGGGTAGCCGATGGACTGCAGCGCGACGGCCCACACGTGCGTGGCCCGGTGGACACGCTGTTGCGTCGGGCACTGGAGCGCGCGGGAATCAACTACCGCGTGGTTTACGGACAAGGCCACCAACGACTGAACAATGCTTTGCTGGCCTTGGGGCTGTCGGGTGAAGACGATGCGGCCCGCACGACCCGAGAAAACGCCCAATTTGCCATCAATCAGGGCCGCACCGTGTGGCAATGCAACGAATGCAGCGACCCGGCGTGTGAACACCAACTGTTCACAGGGCTGCTGGCCAAGCGATCAGACTGA
- the eno gene encoding phosphopyruvate hydratase, with the protein MSAIVDIVGREILDSRGNPTVECDVLLESGVMGRAAVPSGASTGSREAIELRDGDKSRYLGKGVLKAVEHINTEISEAVLGLDASEQAFLDRTLIDLDGTDNKSRLGANAMLAVSMAVARAAAEESGLPLYRYFGGMNGNQLPVPMMNVINGGAHANNNLDLQEFMIIPVGAPSFREAVRWGAEVFHALKKIIHDKGMSIAVGDEGGFAPNIDSHEAAIQMVLDAIAAAGYTAGEQIAIGLDCAASEFYKNGQYVLAGEGGISLTSEQWTDMLATWCDKYPIISIEDGMAESDWDGWKVLTDRLAKNVQIVGDDLFVTNTKIFKEGIDKGIANSILIKINQIGTLTETFEAIEMAKRAGYTAVISHRSGETEDSTIADIAVGLNAGQIKTGSMSRSDRMAKYNQLLRIEEDLGDVAVYPGRSAFYNLR; encoded by the coding sequence ATGAGTGCAATCGTTGATATCGTCGGCCGAGAAATTTTGGACAGCCGTGGCAACCCCACCGTCGAATGCGACGTGCTGCTGGAGTCCGGCGTCATGGGCCGCGCGGCGGTGCCGTCGGGCGCGTCCACCGGCAGCCGCGAAGCCATCGAGCTGCGAGACGGCGACAAGAGCCGATACCTGGGCAAAGGCGTGCTCAAGGCTGTGGAGCACATCAACACCGAAATTTCCGAAGCCGTGTTGGGCCTGGACGCTTCTGAGCAAGCCTTTTTGGACCGCACCCTGATCGACCTGGACGGCACCGACAACAAGAGCCGCCTGGGCGCCAACGCCATGCTGGCCGTGTCCATGGCCGTGGCCCGCGCGGCGGCCGAAGAGTCCGGCCTGCCTTTGTACCGCTACTTTGGCGGCATGAACGGCAACCAGCTGCCCGTGCCCATGATGAACGTCATCAACGGCGGCGCGCACGCCAACAACAACCTGGATTTGCAAGAGTTCATGATCATCCCCGTGGGCGCACCGTCGTTCCGCGAGGCCGTGCGTTGGGGCGCTGAAGTCTTCCACGCCCTCAAGAAAATCATCCACGACAAGGGCATGAGCATTGCTGTGGGCGACGAAGGCGGCTTTGCCCCCAACATCGACAGCCACGAAGCGGCCATCCAGATGGTGCTGGACGCGATTGCCGCAGCCGGTTACACCGCTGGCGAGCAGATCGCCATTGGCCTCGATTGCGCGGCCAGCGAGTTCTACAAAAACGGCCAATACGTGCTGGCCGGTGAAGGCGGCATCAGCCTGACGTCCGAGCAGTGGACCGACATGCTGGCCACCTGGTGTGACAAGTACCCCATCATCAGCATCGAAGACGGCATGGCCGAAAGCGACTGGGATGGCTGGAAAGTGCTGACCGACCGTTTGGCCAAAAACGTGCAGATCGTGGGTGACGACCTGTTCGTGACCAACACCAAGATCTTCAAAGAAGGCATTGACAAAGGCATCGCCAACTCGATCCTGATCAAGATCAACCAAATCGGCACTTTGACCGAGACCTTTGAAGCCATCGAAATGGCCAAGCGTGCCGGCTACACCGCCGTCATCTCGCACCGCTCAGGCGAGACCGAAGACAGCACCATCGCCGACATCGCGGTGGGCCTGAACGCTGGCCAAATCAAAACCGGCTCCATGAGCCGCTCAGACCGCATGGCCAAATACAACCAGCTGCTGCGCATCGAGGAAGACCTGGGCGACGTGGCCGTGTACCCGGGTCGCAGCGCTTTTTACAACCTGCGCTGA